One Nocardioides oleivorans DNA segment encodes these proteins:
- a CDS encoding phytoene desaturase family protein — translation MHPAKSSYDVVVVGGGHNALVAAAYLARADLSVLVLERLGHTGGAAVSVEPFPGHPARLSRYSYLVSLMPEQLMADLGLDVRLASRTAASYTPWTRGGRSGGLLVERPEGEATRESFRELTGGDEEYAAWQAFYGEVGRLAEAVAPTLLEPLPLERDLRGLVEERTWADVVEHPLGRAVTARFSDDTVRGVVATDALIGTFASLDDPSLVQNRCFLYHLIGNGTGEWRVPVGGMGAVTDALARAAVEAGAEILTGAGVSRIDPGPDGAEVTWHDGERERSVTGRRVLSGVAPWVLRILLGEGEDPGSKPAGSQLKINFLLDRLPALKSGADPAVAFAGTLHLAEDYSQLESAYAAAAAGSVPDPMPGEVYCHSLTDPSILGDRAGSAHTLTYFGLHTPAGIFDADPSAREVATRRAIASLDAVLAEPLAGCLARDADGNPCLEAKIPQDIEKDLAMPGGHIFHGDLEWPWAPNRSRLDTAAQQWGVQTAHDAVLLCGSGARRGGAVSGLGGHNAAQAVLADL, via the coding sequence ATGCACCCCGCGAAGAGCAGCTATGACGTCGTCGTGGTCGGGGGCGGGCACAACGCCCTGGTCGCGGCCGCCTACCTCGCGCGCGCCGACCTGTCCGTCCTCGTCCTCGAGCGACTCGGCCACACGGGAGGCGCGGCCGTCTCCGTCGAGCCGTTCCCCGGCCACCCGGCCCGGCTCTCGCGCTACTCCTACCTGGTCAGCCTGATGCCGGAGCAGCTGATGGCCGACCTGGGCCTCGACGTCCGGCTCGCCTCGCGCACCGCGGCGTCGTACACCCCCTGGACGCGCGGCGGGCGCAGCGGCGGCCTGCTCGTCGAGCGGCCCGAGGGCGAGGCGACGCGGGAGTCGTTCCGCGAGCTGACCGGAGGGGACGAGGAGTACGCCGCGTGGCAGGCGTTCTACGGCGAGGTCGGCCGGCTCGCCGAGGCCGTGGCGCCCACCCTCCTGGAACCCCTCCCCCTCGAGCGCGACCTGCGCGGGCTGGTCGAGGAGCGGACGTGGGCCGACGTCGTCGAGCACCCGCTCGGCCGCGCCGTGACCGCGCGCTTCTCCGACGACACCGTCCGCGGGGTCGTCGCGACCGATGCCCTCATCGGCACCTTCGCCTCGCTGGACGACCCCTCCCTGGTCCAGAACCGCTGCTTCCTCTACCACCTGATCGGCAACGGCACCGGCGAGTGGCGGGTGCCCGTCGGGGGCATGGGCGCGGTCACCGATGCGCTCGCGCGGGCGGCGGTCGAGGCGGGCGCCGAGATCCTGACGGGTGCCGGCGTCAGCCGCATCGACCCCGGACCCGACGGTGCCGAGGTGACCTGGCACGACGGCGAGCGCGAGCGGTCGGTCACCGGTCGGCGCGTGCTCTCCGGCGTGGCCCCGTGGGTGCTGCGGATCCTGCTGGGCGAGGGCGAGGACCCGGGCTCCAAGCCGGCCGGCTCCCAGCTCAAGATCAACTTCCTGCTCGACCGGCTGCCCGCCCTGAAGTCCGGCGCCGACCCGGCCGTCGCCTTCGCCGGCACGCTCCACCTGGCCGAGGACTACAGCCAGCTCGAGAGCGCGTACGCCGCCGCTGCCGCCGGCTCGGTGCCCGACCCGATGCCGGGCGAGGTCTACTGCCACAGCCTCACCGACCCCTCGATCCTCGGCGACCGGGCGGGCTCGGCCCACACGCTGACCTACTTCGGGCTCCACACGCCCGCCGGGATCTTCGACGCCGACCCGTCGGCCCGGGAGGTCGCGACCCGGCGGGCCATCGCGTCGCTGGACGCCGTCCTCGCCGAGCCCCTGGCGGGGTGCCTGGCGCGCGACGCCGACGGCAACCCGTGCCTCGAGGCGAAGATCCCGCAGGACATCGAGAAGGACCTCGCGATGCCCGGCGGGCACATCTTCCACGGCGACCTCGAGTGGCCGTGGGCACCGAACCGGTCGCGCCTCGACACCGCCGCGCAGCAGTGGGGCGTGCAGACCGCGCACGACGCCGTGCTGCTCTGCGGCTCCGGCGCGCGACGCGGCGGAGCGGTCTCCGGCCTCGGCGGCCACAACGCCGCGCAGGCCGTGCTCGCCGACCTCTGA
- a CDS encoding GPGG-motif small membrane protein, giving the protein MLFLLWILAVILVVSGIVSLVRGQMLWGIVLIIVGLAVGPGGYSIFK; this is encoded by the coding sequence ATGTTGTTTCTGCTGTGGATCCTTGCCGTCATCCTCGTGGTGTCGGGCATCGTCTCGCTGGTCAGGGGCCAGATGCTCTGGGGAATCGTCCTCATCATCGTCGGCCTCGCGGTCGGCCCGGGCGGGTACAGCATCTTCAAGTAG
- a CDS encoding adenosine deaminase — translation MSLQNFIAGLPKAELHVHHVGSASPRIVSELAARHPGAGVPSDLEGLREFFTFRDFAHFIDVYLAVVDLVRTPEDIRLLTYEVAREMAEGQNLRYAELTCTPYTSVLRGLRIQDYTEAIEDARVAAERDFGLVLRWIYDIPGESGIPAADATLEYALEHRTDALVGFGLGGPEIGVPRAQFAEHFAKARAAGLHSVPHAGETTGPDTIWESVRLLGAERIGHGVSAAQDPELLAHLAENGIVLEVCPTSNIATRAVDRIEDHPLRTFVDAGVTVTINSDDPPMFSTTLNHDYEVAAGLLGLDEAGVADLARAAVDASFAPDDVRARIRGEIDAYVAGS, via the coding sequence GTGAGCCTCCAGAACTTCATCGCCGGCCTCCCGAAGGCCGAGCTGCACGTCCACCACGTCGGGTCGGCGTCGCCGCGGATCGTCTCCGAGCTCGCGGCGCGCCACCCCGGCGCGGGGGTCCCCTCCGACCTGGAGGGGCTCAGGGAGTTCTTCACCTTCCGCGACTTCGCCCACTTCATCGACGTCTACCTCGCGGTGGTCGACCTCGTGCGCACGCCCGAGGACATCCGGCTGCTGACCTACGAGGTCGCGCGCGAGATGGCCGAGGGCCAGAACCTGAGGTACGCCGAGCTCACCTGCACGCCGTACACCTCGGTCCTGCGCGGGTTGCGCATCCAGGACTACACCGAGGCGATCGAGGACGCCCGCGTCGCCGCCGAGCGCGACTTCGGCCTCGTGCTGCGCTGGATCTACGACATCCCCGGCGAGTCCGGCATCCCGGCCGCCGACGCGACGCTGGAGTACGCCCTCGAGCACCGGACCGACGCCCTCGTGGGCTTCGGGCTCGGCGGGCCCGAGATCGGTGTGCCGCGCGCGCAGTTCGCCGAGCACTTCGCGAAGGCGCGTGCGGCCGGGCTGCACTCCGTCCCGCACGCCGGCGAGACGACCGGGCCCGACACGATCTGGGAGTCGGTCCGGCTGCTCGGTGCCGAGCGCATCGGCCACGGCGTGTCCGCAGCCCAGGACCCGGAGCTCCTGGCCCACCTCGCCGAGAACGGGATCGTGCTGGAGGTCTGCCCGACCTCCAACATCGCCACGCGCGCGGTCGACCGGATCGAGGACCACCCGCTCCGCACCTTCGTCGACGCCGGGGTCACGGTGACCATCAACTCCGACGACCCGCCGATGTTCTCCACGACGCTCAACCACGACTACGAGGTGGCCGCCGGTCTCCTCGGCCTCGACGAGGCGGGCGTTGCCGACCTGGCCCGTGCGGCCGTGGACGCGTCCTTCGCCCCCGACGACGTCCGGGCGCGGATCCGCGGCGAGATCGACGCGTACGTCGCCGGGTCCTGA
- a CDS encoding DsbA family protein: MAQKKTRNPQDKAAAAAKREQRQARNERAKALAEERRKAAKRRETLTRFGVVGGVLAVVVVVVLLFTVFNKPADDTAPAGASSDFGLVVGDADAPKSVVIYEDFLCPFCGQLEATVGDQLNEQIEAGDVKVEYRPIPFLSRIDDYSPDAANALAVVLDKSGPDVAKKFHDLLYDNQPEESGPYPSTDDIVALAVEAGATESDVRPGIEDKTFAGWVDAAGDAADDADVNSTPTVIVDGQRVEGANLTMDDIAQAILGSSS; the protein is encoded by the coding sequence ATGGCGCAGAAGAAGACCAGGAACCCCCAGGACAAGGCTGCAGCGGCGGCCAAGCGGGAGCAGCGCCAGGCCCGCAACGAGCGCGCCAAGGCGCTCGCCGAGGAGCGCCGCAAGGCCGCGAAGCGCCGCGAGACGCTGACCCGCTTCGGGGTCGTCGGCGGCGTGCTCGCCGTCGTGGTGGTGGTCGTCCTGCTGTTCACGGTGTTCAACAAGCCTGCGGACGACACCGCTCCTGCCGGTGCGAGCAGCGACTTCGGCCTGGTCGTCGGCGACGCCGACGCGCCGAAGTCGGTCGTGATCTACGAGGACTTCCTCTGCCCGTTCTGCGGCCAGCTCGAGGCGACCGTGGGCGACCAGCTCAACGAGCAGATCGAGGCCGGTGACGTGAAGGTCGAGTACCGCCCGATCCCCTTCCTGTCCCGGATCGACGACTACTCGCCCGATGCGGCCAACGCCCTCGCCGTCGTGCTCGACAAGTCCGGCCCCGACGTCGCCAAGAAGTTCCACGACCTGCTCTACGACAACCAGCCCGAGGAGAGCGGCCCCTACCCGAGCACCGACGACATCGTCGCCCTCGCGGTCGAGGCGGGTGCCACGGAGTCCGACGTCCGCCCCGGCATCGAGGACAAGACCTTCGCGGGCTGGGTGGACGCCGCCGGCGACGCGGCGGACGACGCCGACGTGAACTCCACGCCGACCGTCATCGTCGACGGGCAGCGGGTCGAGGGCGCGAACCTCACCATGGACGACATCGCCCAGGCGATCCTCGGCTCGAGCAGCTGA
- a CDS encoding 1-acyl-sn-glycerol-3-phosphate acyltransferase, whose product MLRRKLARLLLGAARWKAVGDVPERSVLVGAPHTSNWDWVLTMLLAWQYGITIRLLVKQELFVGPLGWFLRRTGAVELDRKNPAATIKQLLAESEGDDPWLIGIAAEGTRSRTDYWKSGFYRIARQTGLPITLAYLDVPSRTVGWGPTFHVTGDVSADMDVLRLFYADKTGFNPEGFTPPRLREEG is encoded by the coding sequence GTGCTGCGTCGTAAGCTCGCCCGCCTGCTCCTCGGAGCCGCCCGGTGGAAGGCCGTCGGTGACGTGCCCGAGCGGAGCGTCCTCGTCGGCGCGCCCCACACCTCCAACTGGGACTGGGTCCTGACCATGCTGCTCGCCTGGCAGTACGGCATCACGATCCGGCTGCTGGTCAAGCAGGAGCTGTTCGTGGGTCCGCTGGGCTGGTTCCTGCGGCGCACGGGTGCTGTCGAGCTCGACCGCAAGAACCCGGCCGCCACCATCAAGCAGCTGCTCGCCGAGTCCGAGGGCGACGACCCCTGGCTGATCGGGATCGCGGCCGAGGGCACGCGCTCGCGCACGGACTACTGGAAGTCCGGGTTCTACCGGATCGCCCGCCAGACCGGGTTGCCGATCACGTTGGCCTACCTCGACGTGCCCTCGCGCACGGTCGGGTGGGGACCGACCTTCCACGTCACCGGCGACGTGTCCGCCGACATGGACGTGCTGCGGCTGTTCTACGCCGACAAGACCGGCTTCAACCCCGAGGGGTTCACGCCTCCCCGGTTGCGTGAAGAGGGCTGA
- the orn gene encoding oligoribonuclease → MSDRLVWIDCEMTGLDLGADALIEVAALVTDFELNVLGEGVDVIIKPSDEALEQMVEFVHSMHEKSGLLDELASGTTLADAEEQVLAYIKEHCADGSRPPLAGNTVATDRSFLARDMQALESFLHYRIVDVSSIKELSRRWYPRAYFSAPTKRGNHRALADIQESIEELRYYREAVFVPQPGPDSAQAREIAARHGGQLTGLGPDPVADSSSTD, encoded by the coding sequence GTGAGCGACAGACTGGTGTGGATCGACTGCGAGATGACCGGACTCGACCTCGGCGCGGACGCGCTGATCGAGGTGGCGGCGCTCGTCACCGACTTCGAGCTCAACGTCCTCGGCGAGGGCGTCGACGTCATCATCAAGCCCTCCGACGAGGCACTCGAGCAGATGGTGGAGTTCGTCCACAGCATGCACGAGAAGTCGGGCCTCCTCGACGAGCTCGCCAGCGGTACGACGCTGGCCGACGCCGAGGAGCAGGTGCTGGCCTACATCAAGGAGCACTGCGCCGACGGCAGCCGCCCGCCGCTGGCCGGCAACACCGTCGCCACCGACCGCTCCTTCCTCGCCCGCGACATGCAGGCGCTGGAGTCGTTCCTGCACTACCGGATCGTCGACGTCTCCTCGATCAAGGAGCTCTCGCGCCGCTGGTACCCCCGGGCCTACTTCTCGGCTCCCACCAAGCGCGGCAACCACCGCGCGCTCGCCGACATCCAGGAGAGCATCGAGGAGCTGCGCTACTACCGCGAGGCCGTCTTCGTCCCGCAGCCCGGCCCCGACAGCGCCCAGGCACGCGAGATCGCGGCCCGCCACGGAGGCCAGCTGACCGGGCTCGGTCCGGACCCGGTGGCCGATTCCAGCTCCACGGACTGA